GTCTGTAAGATTTTTGAGTCAAGAGGCGGCACTGTTTACTTCGTCGAACTTGAGGCTGACCTGAATGAAAGACTTGAGCGAAATAAAAGTCCACATCGACTTGAGCATAAACCTACAAAAAGAAATATTGAATGGTCTGAAAATAATCTAAAGAAGTCATTGGAAAAATACAGATTAAATTCCTTAGAGGGAGAAATTTCCAAAGAGGAATATATCAGAATTAATAATACAAGCATGAGTGCCGAAGAAGTAGCGAAAGTCATTAAAGACAAATTTCTTTTATAAATATCTGGTAAGTTTTAAGAAGAGGAGAACATTATGGAGACTAAATACATCAAATTAACAAACCCTGACCAAACGCTTGTAGAGGTTTTTAATCGATGGGATAACGATCCCGAATTAATCCCACTAACACGACCTAACCAAAACAGGGCTGCTTTAGAACGCCGTGACACCATGACCCTGGATGACCTAAAAAAAAGACTGGATCACCATCACACATATCTGATTTATCTTGATGACCTATTGATTGGTGAAATGAACTATATGGTTGATCCGAACCATCTCTATAAGAAAGAGGAAGGAACTGCCTGGATAGGCATTACCATTGGAGAACCGGAAGGACGAGGGAAAGGGATCGGGTACCACGCTATCCATTTCTTAGAAGAGGAGATTAAGAAGGATGGGTTAAATCGTGTAGAATTGGGCGTGTTTGAATTTAATAAACAGGCTCGAAATCTGTATGAGAAGCTAGGCTACAAGGAAATCGGCCGAATCGAAAATTTCACCTATTGGGCTGATAAAATGTGGTTCGATATCCGTATGGAGAAGTACCTAGGAGAGAACTAGCTAATAGTCTTAATCGTAACGGCTGCAATTCTTAATGATGGAATGAATTTTTTTTAAATCAATCATTTTTCTATAAAAAAAGAGGATGCGTAAAATGACGATATTTAGAATACTAGACACTCCAACCTTGTTGCTGGACCACCAAAAGCTGTTAAAGAACATAAGTGACATCGCTGACTTTGCAAAAGAACAGGGTGTCTCTTATCGGCCCCATATCAAAACACACAAATCTGTGAAAATAGCACAGCTGCAGACAGAAGCTGGAGCTGTTGGAGTAACAACGGCTAAAATTAGTGAAGCCGAAGTAATGGCTGCAGGCGGGATTAAGGATATATTAATTGCCTATCCGATTTCAAGCCCAGACAAAATTAATAGAGTAATAAAGCTTTTACAAAAAGGAGTTCAACTAAAGGTGTCCGTAGACAATAAGGAATCTTTAGGATATCTGCAAAAAGGACTAGAACATACGCCTTATACTTTAGAGGTTTGGATTAAAGTAAATTCTGGGCTCTATCGTTGTGGTGTTGAACCGGGTCAGGAAGCAGTCCAATTAGCAAAAGCTATTATGTCTCATTCTAAGCTAAAGCTGTGCGGGATATTTACCCATGCCGGACATTCTTATGCAGCAAAATCATATAATGAAGTCGAAGCAATTGGAAATCAGGAAGGGTTTTCAGTGGTGGATAGTGCAAATGAGTGTGAAAAGGCTGGAATCCAAATTCCAATTCGCAGTGTCGGTTCCACCCCAACATATAAAATTTCAGGCAAAGTACCTGGAGTAACCGAAATTAGACCTGGTAATGCCGTGTTTTTCGATGCCATCCAAGCTGGATTGGGTGTAACAAGCATTGAGAATTGTGCTCTAACGCTGCTTGCCTCTGTAGTAGGTATCTATAAAAATCGCATTATAATAGATACAGGCAGTAAGTCTCTTTGTTTAGACAAGGGTGCTCACGGAAATCAAACAGTCAGCGGGTTCGGACATATAATCGGACACCCTGAAGTCCTCATCGACCGTTTATCAGAAGAGCATGGCGTAGGGATTTTATTATATGAAACAAACTTAAAGTTAAATGATAAAGTACAAATCATACCAAACCATGCCTGCACAGTAGTCAATCAGTTTAATGAATATGTGGTTCATGAAAATGGAAAAGTACTAGATGTGTGGAAAGTGGATGCACGCGGGATGGTAAAGTAAAAGGAACGTTGACTGGTTAAGAATTGAAGAGTTGAAATAGAGACCTCCTTCCTTGAGTGGATGGAGGTTTATTATTTTACTGTTGAGTAAACTTCTTATTGCTATAATAGTCTAAATTGAAACATGACTTCGTGTTAGATATGATAGAGATAGGGGTAAATCCAATTTCTTAATTAAGCGGTCTTTTTTTTAGGGGGAAAATAATTATTATGATTTATCTACTTGTTTTTTTTGGTGCAATAGCGATTGGCATTACACTCTTTGTAACCATGCACCCAGTGTTTGGAGGAATCCCAAGTAAAATGGACCGAGAGAGGTACCGTCTTTGTAGTCATTATAAGAATGGAAAGTTTATCAATCAAAGCCCTACGGATATGAAGATGAGCATTTCTACCATTCTTTCGTTAATGAAAGACTCAATGACAGGAAGAAAGGACCGAAAACCCTCTAATCCAATTCCAATTTCTCTTGATTGGAAAAAAATAAAAAGTGATCAAGAAAGTTTAACTTGGTTTGGTCATTCAACTTTCCTAATCAGTATAGAGAGTAAAAAGATTTTAATCGACCCGATGTTTGGTCCATCGCCATCACCGGTTTCGTTTATTGGTAGCAAACGCTACAGTGAAGATTTATTGTATATTATTGAGGAGCTTCCTCATATCAACGCGGTTTTGATAACACATGACCATTATGATCATTTAGACTATCCATCTATTATGAGACTTAAGAATAAAGTGGGTACCTTCTTTGTTCCGCTTGGTGTAGGAGCTCACCTAATCAAGTGGGGAGTAGATAAAGATAGAATCACTGAATGTAATTGGTGGGATGAACTTGAATGGCAAGGTGTAACGATTGCTTCCGTACCTTCGCAGCATTTTTCCGGCAGGGGAGTATTGAATCGAGATACAACACTATGGAATGGCTGGGTGATTCTTGGGGAAAATCAGAGAATCTATACCAGTGGTGATGGCGGATATGGACCTCACTTTAAAAAAATTGGTGAAAAATATGGACCATTCGATCTTACTTTAATAGAAGGTGGTCAATATGATGAGCGGTGGTCAGCTATACATATGAGGCCAGAGGAATCTGTTCAAGCTCATCTTGATATTAAAGGCAAAAACATGATGCTGATTCATTGGGGTGCATTTACATTGGCGTATCATAGCTGGACAGATCCAGTAGAACGTGCAATATGTGCAGCAAAAGAAAAAGAAGTTACTCTTATCACACCAAGAATTGGAGAAACGCTTGTTCTGGATGGCAGTCTGCCAGCATCTAATACTTGGTGGAAATACCACAAAGCTTAAAACTCACTTGAGGTAAAGGGTTAGGATGTCAACCAAATTGACATCCTATTTCGGATTTTGTATAGTAGGTGGTGTAGAATATGATTGGAGTGAAACATTTGATTTCAAACTCTGAATTACAACATTTAGATCTGATTGACTTATTAAGTGAACGGCATAGTTTAGTTCGGAAAATTTCAGAAACGTCATGGAATAATCAAAGTGAGATCCATATTTCAAATTCAGAATGGTATATCATGGCAAGGATTTATAAAAGAAAGCCGAACATTTCGTATATTACAAAAAATGTAGAAATCTCTCGTCAGGCGATACATAAGTTTATCAATAAACTTTCTGAAAAAGGGTTAGTACAAGTTGAAAATGTTGAAAACAATAAGAAAGAAAAGTGCATCCAATTAACAGCATTAGGTGAGGAATGCTACGAAAAAAACGAGGCCCTGAAGGCTCAGCTTGAGAATAAAATTGCTGAAAAAATTGGTCCTGAGCAAGTAAGTGTTCTAAAAGAAATATTAAAGCTAGATTGGAATATTTAATAATTTGAAAACCCACGCTTTGTGTAACAGAGCGTGGGTTTTTTTAGTTAATTCCC
This Neobacillus sp. YX16 DNA region includes the following protein-coding sequences:
- a CDS encoding AAA family ATPase, whose product is MKFVLIFGPQAVGKMTVGQELAKITGLKLFHNHMTIEMVTPIFDFGTKEGQRLVSLFRKEIFEAAAKSDLEGLIFTYVWAFNHPSDWNYVNEVCKIFESRGGTVYFVELEADLNERLERNKSPHRLEHKPTKRNIEWSENNLKKSLEKYRLNSLEGEISKEEYIRINNTSMSAEEVAKVIKDKFLL
- a CDS encoding GNAT family N-acetyltransferase, with the protein product METKYIKLTNPDQTLVEVFNRWDNDPELIPLTRPNQNRAALERRDTMTLDDLKKRLDHHHTYLIYLDDLLIGEMNYMVDPNHLYKKEEGTAWIGITIGEPEGRGKGIGYHAIHFLEEEIKKDGLNRVELGVFEFNKQARNLYEKLGYKEIGRIENFTYWADKMWFDIRMEKYLGEN
- a CDS encoding D-TA family PLP-dependent enzyme, with protein sequence MTIFRILDTPTLLLDHQKLLKNISDIADFAKEQGVSYRPHIKTHKSVKIAQLQTEAGAVGVTTAKISEAEVMAAGGIKDILIAYPISSPDKINRVIKLLQKGVQLKVSVDNKESLGYLQKGLEHTPYTLEVWIKVNSGLYRCGVEPGQEAVQLAKAIMSHSKLKLCGIFTHAGHSYAAKSYNEVEAIGNQEGFSVVDSANECEKAGIQIPIRSVGSTPTYKISGKVPGVTEIRPGNAVFFDAIQAGLGVTSIENCALTLLASVVGIYKNRIIIDTGSKSLCLDKGAHGNQTVSGFGHIIGHPEVLIDRLSEEHGVGILLYETNLKLNDKVQIIPNHACTVVNQFNEYVVHENGKVLDVWKVDARGMVK
- a CDS encoding MBL fold metallo-hydrolase, with the protein product MIYLLVFFGAIAIGITLFVTMHPVFGGIPSKMDRERYRLCSHYKNGKFINQSPTDMKMSISTILSLMKDSMTGRKDRKPSNPIPISLDWKKIKSDQESLTWFGHSTFLISIESKKILIDPMFGPSPSPVSFIGSKRYSEDLLYIIEELPHINAVLITHDHYDHLDYPSIMRLKNKVGTFFVPLGVGAHLIKWGVDKDRITECNWWDELEWQGVTIASVPSQHFSGRGVLNRDTTLWNGWVILGENQRIYTSGDGGYGPHFKKIGEKYGPFDLTLIEGGQYDERWSAIHMRPEESVQAHLDIKGKNMMLIHWGAFTLAYHSWTDPVERAICAAKEKEVTLITPRIGETLVLDGSLPASNTWWKYHKA
- a CDS encoding winged helix DNA-binding protein is translated as MIGVKHLISNSELQHLDLIDLLSERHSLVRKISETSWNNQSEIHISNSEWYIMARIYKRKPNISYITKNVEISRQAIHKFINKLSEKGLVQVENVENNKKEKCIQLTALGEECYEKNEALKAQLENKIAEKIGPEQVSVLKEILKLDWNI